In a single window of the Zea mays cultivar B73 chromosome 5, Zm-B73-REFERENCE-NAM-5.0, whole genome shotgun sequence genome:
- the LOC103627693 gene encoding ankyrin repeat-containing protein isoform X1, whose product MLWERIEGVVKEFLGRWPGLCSVCDSSNTSPLYSAAVKDHLDVVNAILDTDDSCIRIVRKNGKTSLHTAARIGYHRIVKALIERDPGIVPIKDRKGQTALHMAVKGKNTDVVEELLMADVSILNVRDKKGNTALHIATRKWRPQMVQLLLSYESLEINAINIQNETAMDLADKVPYGESKTEIIEWLTEAGAKNARNVGKIDEASELRRTVSDIKHNVQAQLSENAKTNKRVTGIRKELQKLHREAIQNTINSVTMVATLIASIAFVAIFNLPGQYFQDVNSGGDIGEAQIAKLTGFRVFCLLNATALFISLAVVVVQITLVAWETGAQKQVIKIVNKLMWTACLSTGAAFISLAYVVVGPQHAWMAFTVSAIGGPIMIGTLLFLAYLLLRPRFKFGEDRQRRIKRASGSKSFSWSLHDGFSDLEAFSDHEKKIYAL is encoded by the exons ATGTTGTGGGAGCGGATCGAAG GGGTTGTGAAAGAGTTTTTGGGGCGGTGGCCAGGGCTTTGCTCAGTCTGTGACTCTTCCAACACTAGCCCCCTCTACTCCGCTGCTGTCAAGGATCACTTGGATGTGGTAAATGCTATACTGGACACTGATGATAGCTGCATAAGGATTGTGCGGAAAAACGGGAAGACATCCCTACATACTGCTGCAAGGATTGGATACCATCGTATTGTCAAGGCACTCATAGAGAGGGATCCAGGAATTGTTCCGATCAAGGATAGGAAGGGACAAACTGCACTTCACATGGCTGTGAAAGGCAAGAACACAGATGTAGTGGAAGAGTTACTGATGGCTGATGTTTCCATTCTCAATGTGCGGGACAAGAAGGGAAATACTGCTTTGCACATAGCTACACGGAAATGGAGGCCCCAG ATGGTACAGCTTCTTCTTAGCTACGAATCACTTGAAATTAATGCTATCAATATTCAAAATGAAACAGCTATGGATTTGGCTGACAAAGTTCCTTATGGTGAGTCTAAAACGGAAATAATAGAGTGGTTGACAGAGGCTGGTGCAAAGAATGCCAGAAATGTGGGGAAAATTGATGAGGCATCAGAACTGAGGAGAACTGTGAGTGATATCAAGCACAATGTTCAGGCACAGCTTAGCGAGAATGCTAAGACCAATAAACGAGTGACTGGGATTCGCAAAGAATTGCAGAAACTGCATAGAGAAGCTATTCAGAACACCATCAATTCAGTCACCATGGTAGCAACCCTGATTGCCTCCATTGCCTTCGTTGCCATATTCAATTTGCCAGGTCAATACTTCCAAGATGTGAATAGCGGGGGAGACATTGGTGAGGCTCAAATAGCCAAGCTTACTGGTTTTCGTGTCTTCTGCCTTCTGAATGCAACTGCTCTCTTCATTTCCCTCGCGGTGGTCGTCGTGCAGATCACCTTGGTTGCCTGGGAAACTGGTGCCCAGAAGCAAGTTATCAAGATCGTAAATAAGCTCATGTGGACCGCATGCCTTAGCACAGGTGCGGCTTTTATCTCACTGGCATATGTTGTAGTTGGCCCGCAGCATGCCTGGATGGCCTTCACAGTATCAGCCATCGGAGGTCCGATCATGATTGGAACCCTCCTGTTCCTAGCCTATCTGTTGTTGCGCCCACGGTTCAAGTTTGGCGAAGACAGACAGCGCCGCATCAAGAGGGCAAGCGGCAGCAAGTCCTTCTCCTGGTCACTCCATGATGGTTTTTCAGATCTGGAAGCCTTCTCTGATCATGAGAAGAAGATATATGCCCTGTAG
- the LOC103627693 gene encoding ankyrin repeat-containing protein, translating to MDLPPLSHQALFAAVRSADAAAVRALLADAEASGTSLAALAAAQTDAGETALYVAAEAGSEETVSLLLPLYDLEAATVRSRLDLDAFHVAAKQGHTGVVKEFLGRWPGLCSVCDSSNTSPLYSAAVKDHLDVVNAILDTDDSCIRIVRKNGKTSLHTAARIGYHRIVKALIERDPGIVPIKDRKGQTALHMAVKGKNTDVVEELLMADVSILNVRDKKGNTALHIATRKWRPQMVQLLLSYESLEINAINIQNETAMDLADKVPYGESKTEIIEWLTEAGAKNARNVGKIDEASELRRTVSDIKHNVQAQLSENAKTNKRVTGIRKELQKLHREAIQNTINSVTMVATLIASIAFVAIFNLPGQYFQDVNSGGDIGEAQIAKLTGFRVFCLLNATALFISLAVVVVQITLVAWETGAQKQVIKIVNKLMWTACLSTGAAFISLAYVVVGPQHAWMAFTVSAIGGPIMIGTLLFLAYLLLRPRFKFGEDRQRRIKRASGSKSFSWSLHDGFSDLEAFSDHEKKIYAL from the exons ATGGATCTCCCGCCGCTCTCCCACCAAGCGCTCTTCGCCGCCGTCCGATCCGCCGACGCGGCCGCCGTCCGCGCGCTCCTGGCCGACGCCGAGGCGTCGGGCACCTCCCTGGCCGCGCTCGCCGCCGCGCAGACGGACGCGGGGGAGACCGCGCTGTACGTCGCCGCGGAGGCCGGCAGCGAGGAGACCGTGAGCCTCCTCCTCCCGCTCTACGACCTCGAGGCCGCCACCGTCCGCTCACGCCTCGATCTCGACGCCTTCCATGTCGCCGCCAAGCAGGGCCACACCG GGGTTGTGAAAGAGTTTTTGGGGCGGTGGCCAGGGCTTTGCTCAGTCTGTGACTCTTCCAACACTAGCCCCCTCTACTCCGCTGCTGTCAAGGATCACTTGGATGTGGTAAATGCTATACTGGACACTGATGATAGCTGCATAAGGATTGTGCGGAAAAACGGGAAGACATCCCTACATACTGCTGCAAGGATTGGATACCATCGTATTGTCAAGGCACTCATAGAGAGGGATCCAGGAATTGTTCCGATCAAGGATAGGAAGGGACAAACTGCACTTCACATGGCTGTGAAAGGCAAGAACACAGATGTAGTGGAAGAGTTACTGATGGCTGATGTTTCCATTCTCAATGTGCGGGACAAGAAGGGAAATACTGCTTTGCACATAGCTACACGGAAATGGAGGCCCCAG ATGGTACAGCTTCTTCTTAGCTACGAATCACTTGAAATTAATGCTATCAATATTCAAAATGAAACAGCTATGGATTTGGCTGACAAAGTTCCTTATGGTGAGTCTAAAACGGAAATAATAGAGTGGTTGACAGAGGCTGGTGCAAAGAATGCCAGAAATGTGGGGAAAATTGATGAGGCATCAGAACTGAGGAGAACTGTGAGTGATATCAAGCACAATGTTCAGGCACAGCTTAGCGAGAATGCTAAGACCAATAAACGAGTGACTGGGATTCGCAAAGAATTGCAGAAACTGCATAGAGAAGCTATTCAGAACACCATCAATTCAGTCACCATGGTAGCAACCCTGATTGCCTCCATTGCCTTCGTTGCCATATTCAATTTGCCAGGTCAATACTTCCAAGATGTGAATAGCGGGGGAGACATTGGTGAGGCTCAAATAGCCAAGCTTACTGGTTTTCGTGTCTTCTGCCTTCTGAATGCAACTGCTCTCTTCATTTCCCTCGCGGTGGTCGTCGTGCAGATCACCTTGGTTGCCTGGGAAACTGGTGCCCAGAAGCAAGTTATCAAGATCGTAAATAAGCTCATGTGGACCGCATGCCTTAGCACAGGTGCGGCTTTTATCTCACTGGCATATGTTGTAGTTGGCCCGCAGCATGCCTGGATGGCCTTCACAGTATCAGCCATCGGAGGTCCGATCATGATTGGAACCCTCCTGTTCCTAGCCTATCTGTTGTTGCGCCCACGGTTCAAGTTTGGCGAAGACAGACAGCGCCGCATCAAGAGGGCAAGCGGCAGCAAGTCCTTCTCCTGGTCACTCCATGATGGTTTTTCAGATCTGGAAGCCTTCTCTGATCATGAGAAGAAGATATATGCCCTGTAG
- the LOC100283384 gene encoding E3 ubiquitin protein ligase RIE1 yields the protein MEVAATSPWPEEPLLRPPSPQPNLRADAASSGDPASPPPSAVRPSRLAALIGRAAGRRGPSMLVRETAALQLQRRRADWAHSRPVLALDIAWNVAFAAAAAAVLSSSAEESPVKPLRLWVVGYAAQCLVHVGLVCADTRRETRRARRSASDVESAGAGTDSSDADSEDDERAEGRSSYTGRCETMNTLISFLWWIIGFYWIFSGGEVLEHGAPRLYWLTIVFLAFDVFFAVFCVAVACFIGIALCCCLPCVIAILYALAGQEGASDADISVLLRYRYSDPSEDGEKGVDEGLMIPILNNSGMSTSERILLREDAECCICLSSYEDGAELSALPCNHHFHWPCITKWLRMNATCPLCKYNILKGSDSA from the exons ATGGAGGTGGCCGCCACGTCGCCGTGGCCGGAGGAGCCGCTGCTGCGGCCCCCATCTCCGCAGCCCAATCTCCGTGCCGACGCCGCCAGCTCCGGCGACCCGGCTTCCCCTCCTCCATCAGCGGTGAGGCCGAGTCGCCTCGCGGCGCTCATCGGGCGCGCGGCGGGGCGGCGCGGTCCCTCGATGCTGGTGCGCGAGACGGCGGCGCTGCAACTGCAGCGGAGGCGCGCGGACTGGGCGCACTCCCGCCCCGTCCTCGCGCTCGACATCGCCTGGAACGTCGCCTTcgccgcggccgccgccgccgtgctctCGTCCTCTGCCGAGGAGAGCCCCGTCAAGCCGCTCCGCCTGTGGGTCGTCGGGTACGCCGCCCAGTGCCTGGTCCACGTCGGGCTCGTCTGCGCCGACACCCGCCGCGAGACGCGGCGCGCCCGGAGATCGGCGTCTGACGTCGAGTCTGCCGGCGCTGGGACAGACAGCTCGGACGCCGACAGCGAAGATGACGAAAGGGCGGAAGGGAGGAGCAG CTATACAGGTCGTTGCGAGACGATGAACACGTTGATATCATTTCTGTGGTGGATCATTGGATTCTACTGGATATTCTCAGGTGGGGAGGTGCTCGAGCACGGCGCTCCAAGGCTGTATTG GTTAACCATTGTGTTTCTGGCCTTCGATGTGTTTTTTGCTGTGTTTTGTGTTGCTGTGGCCTGTTTCATTGGGATTGCACTGTGTTGCTGCTTGCCTTGTGTCATTGCTATTCTGTATGCTCTGGCTGGCCAG GAGGGTGCATCAGATGCAGATATTAGTGTTCTTCTGAGATATAGATATTCTGATCCAAGCGAAGATGGTGAGAAGGGGGTCGATGAAGGACTGATGATCCCTATCCTGAATAATAGTGGAATGTCAACAAGTGAGCGTATTCTCCTTCGCGAGGATGCT GAATGCTGTATCTGTCTATCATCATATGAAGATGGAGCTGAGTTATCTGCTCTCCCCTGCAATCATCACTTCCACTGGCCTTGTATTACCAAATGGCTGCGCATGAATGCGACGTGTCCACTCTGCAAGTATAACATTCTCAAAGGCAGTGACAGTGCATGA